A genome region from Triticum aestivum cultivar Chinese Spring chromosome 2B, IWGSC CS RefSeq v2.1, whole genome shotgun sequence includes the following:
- the LOC123041436 gene encoding E3 ubiquitin-protein ligase EL5-like encodes MSSLPGDDAGSVLPSARTPTTAVDGDIVFSAVALLFLGLALAFFIYHYLTFSRRGVRGRAGTVRGGPRLGVGAASASGVAKGVDPVVLRALPVTLYRAKDFADALECAVCLAELSDGEAARFLPKCGHGFHAECVDLWLHSHPTCPLCRVDVDKPDALPLALPPLRPEPANYATNLPTNVLFWGSPDAVTTGRTVGGPSSSVGAAALIVIEVPEAAESALAPRDGDAGKSHGLARMRSIKRLWSRGIQEVGASSTATSCHQATAGAHTEDTLGVAARNFDP; translated from the coding sequence ATGTCATCGTTGCCCGGGGACGACGCGGGCAGCGTTCTGCCCAGTGCACGGACTCCCACCACGGCAGTCGACGgcgacatcgtcttctccgccgtcgccctCCTCTTCCTCGGCCTCGCCCTCGCCTTCTTTATTTACCACTACCTCACCTTCAGTCGCCGCGGCGTTCGGGGTAGGGCCGGGACGGTGAGGGGCGGTCCGCGCCTCGGCGTTGGCGCAGCTTCTGCTTCCGGCGTCGCAAAAGGCGTCGATCCGGTGGTGCTGCGGGCGCTGCCGGTGACACTGTACCGTGCCAAGGACTTCGCGGATGCGCTGGAGTGCGCCGTGTGCCTCGCCGAGCTGTCCGACGGCGAGGCGGCCAGGTTCCTGCCCAAGTGCGGGCACGGGTTCCACGCCGAGTGCGTCGACCTGTGGCTGCATTCCCACCCCACCTGCCCGCTCTGCCGCGTCGACGTCGACAAGCCGGACGCCTTGCCGCTGGCTCTACCTCCTCTGCGCCCCGAACCGGCGAATTACGCCACAAACCTGCCGACCAACGTGCTGTTCTGGGGATCCCCGGACGCGGTCACGACTGGAAGAACAGTCGGCGGCCCGAGCTCGTCCGTTGGAGCAGCAGCGTTGATTGTCATCGAAGTCCCGGAGGCCGCGGAATCGGCGTTGGCGCCGCGTGATGGTGATGCCGGGAAGTCGCACGGTTTGGCGAGGATGAGGTCGATTAAGAGGCTGTGGAGCAGAGGGATTCAAGAGGTGGGCGCTAGTAGCACTGCTACCTCTTGCCACCAAGCCACTGCTGGTGCTCACACTGAGGACACTCTTGGTGTTGCCGCTCGCAATTTCGACCCGTAG